The DNA segment ggcctacagttcatagcaatccattttgctattgaatttgtcaatcagtccgagatttattataagggcttgacgcgtcaatgtacacctgcgtcagatggacgcttttggagtgtctcggtTGCATCGCTTCATAAATGtaccgtttttaggtcactgtgtcaagttaaacaaagcttcaaacttagaaaaacatgtcttgagatccctgcgttcagaTTTGCGCTCCAACAAGCTGTTTGAATGCAACAACTTGtactcatcttgtgttgtctgacTTTGGTACAGTAAGtgcggtttgttctctgtctgtattagctgtgcgttgcctatacagcgagttttgcttactgccccttTGCGAAAACAGGTGGTAccccaagcttgaattgctcagatataaggaatattccttattacggtccaggaCAAGGTTAATTGTGTACATTTACAAAACTTTAAATTTACAACACTTTAAATTGatatccctaatatatatatttatatatatggcCCTCAATGAAGAATACCACCTGACTAGTGGCTCCCAGGTAGTTTGagacccctgctctagagactgttgtgtgtgaaaatcccaggagatcagcatttacagaaatactcagaccaacctgtctggcaccaacaatcatgccacagtccaaatcaccgagatcacacGTTTTctacattctgatggttgatgtgaacaataactgaagctcctgacccatatctgcttgattttaatgcattgcactgctgccacacaattggctgattagataatcatctgggcctgaagctttcctaaacttttgtttccgaaagacccgtcacacatcctcctcacagatcataagtgcagactgagtagcaggagggggaggagtgggGTTCCAAGAggtgatggtgtgtgtgtgtgtgaagtgaagatcagagtgggggagAGGTGTGAGACatggcttttcaaacctgcagtaaaacacattcggTTCATCAGTCATTAGTTGATTTTCTACAGAGCGATGGGGAGGTGTCTGtatatacacactgtttcaaaagtatagcaacaaagCTTGAACATCATTCCTTTTTACATGAGACTGGGgtgataaaaattgtttactaAACTTGTCTATGTAAAGTTAGAGTATTTAAACTTAGTTGTCTTCATAACGGAGCACCAGTAAACCCTTTGGGCTAAAATCCTTGTAACTTCCGCACAATGTAAAGATACTAAAAAGAGAGTTCACATGACTTTGAGTTATTGGTTTTCATCATTgccttctgtttttgaacaagttGTCATGTTTTCCTGTCCATGATCAAACTTACAGAGAAGGTGCAAGGGACTGTTTGTGTCTATGCAAACAGCTGCTTCATTTTTGGAACGTGAGCAGCAGATCTGCGGCCAACAAACATGCTCCCTCCCATCTGGTTTTGGACTGTGGTACATTCTGATGAGAAATTAAAATCACAACTCAGAGTTTACACATATACCTTATATTTCATGACACTGCCTAAAGTTTTTTTAAACTGGAATAACGAAATGGCTAAAAAAATTACCCCTTTACCTTTAACAATAAACATATTGAGTGCTATAGTTGTTTTTAATGATGTGCGACCTGTAAATATCCGGTAACATCTAAAAAGAATGCCattgttttggggtttcatgacactttaaggAATTTCTACAAAAACATGCTTTTACCTCAGAAATATAGTTGTATGAAGGCCCACACAGAAAATATTCCTGCATTAGTTTTGAACAAAGTACATTATCCACTGAATCCAgaattgtttatacttttgtaaATCATGAATTCTCCTCGTGCCTAGGCAACATCCAAACTAataagttttcatttgaaaacacattaatttgctATTATTAtggctctcatccacactagaacagtgttttcctctaccgaaaacagtgtttaaaaaaagaaacgcTCTACATACAGTAACCTCATATGGAAAACAATTACTTTAAAACTGAATATAATGAACAAGTCACCCAATGTACCTGTTATTAAATTGCCCCCAAAAGCCATGTctttttcatccatttttatttGAGTAAAAACACGTATTTAAGATATTTTAGAAAAATTATAACAATCACATATTGCATACAGAGATCGCATTGTCAGCGTAGGGCCATTTCTAGCTATAAGTGGTATAAGCTGCCTTTTAGGGCCCCTGAGCCACAAGgtagttttttaatttttattttatttactttttaaaaaatatactaatGTAAGACTtgcagctgttatggctcaaaTAGACAGTTATAGGGGTCACCCTAGTGGCCTGAGAGGGAAGGGAGTGTTGGAGGTGGTGTGTGTGGGGGCCTCCAAGTATGATTTTGGAGTGTTGGGAATAGTCACACATAATTTATACACATTAAAACATGATATCAgggttttaaaaaaatcaaacattttggaAAAGAACAAAgcatcacggttgtttaagccaatgagcattcggcTGTGTCGTCAGCAAGTTATTTATCAGTGTTTCCAGTTCCTGCAGCTAGTAGAATCTTTTCCCCTGGCTCTAAATACTGTGGCCACCTCGCTCTCTAGTATTTTTTGACATCCGTCGTCAAGGCATCACAGCAAGTCAGACAGATTTGTAACAAGCATGCACTGCCGGTGATCACTGGTGATCGGTTTtgcgcagaacttgctcatctcaaaatAGCCTGCTGATGTAATTCTTGAATAAGAACAAACACGCCTCATACAACTAAACAAATACAGGCAGGTGTGTATAGACAAACAAATGTGTAGGCAAAAGAGTCACGTGCAAACTTCTATTTTTTTAACAGCAGTGTTTCTGTCCAATGGCCTTcttcaaaaatgcatgcagttctTGAAATGATCACATTTCCTTCTAATGGATTTGGATTTTCatatttctgtcattattaagGGATACATAATgtgaaataacattttcactTGTGCTTATTTTTCACTTTCATCTTCCTGATGATATATTAAATGTTAAGAAGGTCCTTAAAGGGCATCAATATTCTGTATGTGACATCTGAATTCAGAATATCaacttattttattgaaaacagttgtaaGCCTGACTCAACAAGAATTAAAAGTTCTGTGCTCTAACAAGAATGGCCACAGACAGCTGGATAATTGTGATAAACAAAAGCAGTGCATTGAACTTTTAAAATCTTTAATTGAACtatgaatgtaaaaatgaaatacaCAATTTATTAACTTATAACACACAGTTTAGTACTGTAACTGTATCTGAAAAAAGACAAATCACCTTTATGCCTGGTTGGAACAGAAATTTGAAAACGTGATTGGTCATTTGAAGTAAAATACAAATAAGACTTCTTAAATTAACACTGGCTTCATGACATTTACTGAGTAAATAAGGGAAAAAAACAAAGCTGACGTTTTGTAGGAAATCCATAAAAAGCTCTAAACACTTTGATCAGATAAGAATCGTATTACAGTTTTTACAAGTGCTCACACATGCATTTCACAATACTGAGTGCACAATATTGACAGTCCAAACGATGAATCGTTTTCCATTGCTTTCACATAAAATACATTCAGTAAGCAGATCTTTAATAAATCATGGAAACATTTCTTACTCAAACTCAACCACTGCAAAACTGTTTAGTCACAGATACAAATCATTTCTCTAAGTCTACTTTTTACTAGTTAACTGTGCTTAAAGTCAAGTTCACTGTACTTGAGCCAAAAGAATGTTTAAGCATGCAAATTAATTGCCTTTCAAATCTGGTCAGGTAAGGTCAACTTTTTCGATTTTACTGTGTATCTACAACCCATTTTGCACAACTTCATAGCTGATTGAGTTGATTTTGATATCAATCTGGTCATTGGAGAACTTTGTGAAGGGTTTAGAAAAAGTGTACTCCGTATTGAGAAATACCTCtaaccaaatgtaaaaaaaaaaacaactaaaaactgcCATATTGAGGTTAGTGGGGTTAGTCAATCAGATTCATGTTTCCTGTGTATTGTAAATGAAATAATACACACTCACGTTATTACAAGTCTCTGTAGAACAGGTCCTGTTGTTTAAAGAATGTCATAAATGGTTTTATATTTCACAAGAATTCACTCAGTATAAATGAAACAGACAGTGACTGTATGGTCATGAATTCTTTGGTGACAAAATATATTTTCCCTTTATTCAGCAATACATACAATAGATATTGATCATATTTGAAATTGAACTAACTACTTCTGACTGAACATGTCATAGACATAAATtgcagtttatactgtatataaggtgCTGACACAATATTTTTGAAATGACTCAAAATGTAAAGTGGcattttgaaattttttattttttttttgtggaatttaTCATGGAGTAAAACTATTCACAGAGTTTCAATTGTTATGATACAAGGATATAAATCCACACATCCAATCCAAATCCACAACCTtagttatatttttgtataaGTGGTTAGACTGTTAGTAGTATATTGACATTGCTAATGTAATAGTAATTCTGAATAATGGTAGTATGCATaaggccacaaaaaaaaaaaaaaaaaaaaaaggtatttgtaAGTatatcatgtaaataaactgttaaaaaaagtggcatttttctgtttttgcagcttagtatGAACCCAAAGCCTTCTCTCAGATGCTCATGGTGCACTGGATGAACTATGAAAAGAGATGTAAGAAagagattaaaataataatatactgtagtgACATCTGCAGTCTTTAAATGCAATCCAACACATCTTTAATATCTACATTATTCACACCAGCTGTCACAGAACTATTAGCCACATTATAACcattctctttttttccctcaTGTTTCAGTTTAAGTAGAAAAATCTGATTTGAAGATTGTCTTGTTTGAGTAAAGAGCTGATTGGGCCTCAGATAAACTCAATAAACAGATATTTGTTGTGTACAAAATTGAACATGATGTTCATGacaatttctttattttaaaaactaacCTGGAAGTGTATATTAAAAGTATGTTATATAAAAACGATTCCTGTGTCTTtgatttaatgtttgttttatgctCAGTTTATTTGCTGTACTAAAACTGTGCTATCTATCATATGTTGATTTACAGGCTAATACCAGTCTTGGGGAGTAGTTCACTAAAAATAGCAACGCAACTAACTTGACAAAATTTTTCAGTAGCATAACAAGCTTCTTTTTCCAACGAGTAGTGCTGTAGCCTCACAAAACACTATATGTGTCACATCAAACTCACCTGAACCGTTCTCTTCCAGTTACAATAAATGACTAGCATTGGGAACTCGTATTCATTTTAGAGCGTCTGTTCTTTTGGACGGTTCATGTAagtgaactagttcacataaatgattcactgattcacttgagccagAGCAACCTTAAAAAGACCTTGCCTTGTTTTTTGAAGTGAAACATTTAGTTAATTGACTCTTTTTGATTTTGATAcgattaaccatggttttactacaaaaataCTGTAGTACCCACAAAGAAAACATGGCTTTAgtttagtaatattgtagtaaccaggttaattttgaggttactATGTTTTGCCActaatgccatggttaaactaaggtcactatagtaaaaccatgctaCTTTTGTAGATTGTAGTGttgttaatacttttttaaaagagtagcttgactgtagtttaagttATAAGTAGTTTATAGATAGGGAAGAAACAGTTTAAAAgtggcttccccaacactggctaATACACTGTCCTAAAGATGATTTTGGAAAACAGGTCCTCCTGCCCTAAAACAATACAGTTAGGCCTTCAGAGTGCATAAATGTCCATGAAGACTTACATCATCATATTGAAATGTTGCCATTCCCTGTTGAGCCTGGTCCCTCTTTCTGAACAGGTCTACACAAGAAAGTTTTACAATAAAGAGAttcacttactgtacatttcacATTGATTAATCATcataaatacattgatttttaaacagtgaaatCAATTGAAAAGTTTCTGCCAGTTCCAAATTACACTTAAAAAGCCTAgagtttcattaaataaaaagcCCCATTTGCAAACAAAACGTATTTAAAAGATTTATAAAAGCAAGAAGATTCTTCATACAACTCACCAGTCAAGCTCCTCATTTTGACGCAGCATGCAACATAATCATCAAACGAGATCTTTCCATTAGAGCTGTAACGCTTTATTATAGCGTTCATGGCCTGAGGACTCAACCTGTAACCTGAACACACATGACAATGTGTCCAACAGCCACAAGGACCTTCATATCCACATAATACAATTTATTCACATTCAAAATGGGTCCTACATAAAGAAATTTAACCTTAGCAAGGTGGTTGGAACAGTTACATTTTATTGTTGCAAAGAAATAGTTAGGTCTACTAATGaaatgttgcattatatgccaatggtgtgtcagaaaaagagaaaaacaactttgtttttccaaagttgcaGTGCCTAAAactatcttaatatccttttagattctggttcctTTGTGCATCTTCACTTTAAGGGTCTTCATGGTTTAATCCCAAAGATatgggctctcaatgtggctccaaaCATAAACTGTTAAATttgacccattttcaatggtctaaAACCAAATGTctgtcacatggtatgaagccaGTTTATGAAGTTTTACCCATGGAAGTGATGGCCTGGTTCATTTCCTGTGGGTCAACTGTACCGCTCCTGTCCCTGTCAATACTCATAAAGTGCTGCTTCCAGCCGttcagcaccgcccacaactccTTAAACTCATTGAAGCCCATTGAGCAAGACATGTCTCTCTGGTGATCAGCTAAGTTATGGAATATTCCAGTTTTAATCCATTAAAAGggcacagtattaatgaaatcCTATGCATTCAGTTTTATAAACTGTAACAGGTTTGAAATGATTCAGTGGTGTTAGTGTGAGTGAGGATACATCAAGCATGCTGACCATCAGCCGACACGTCTCAATATTGAAAGCTGAAAGACACAAAATGAATGTTAGGAAGTAATAAATCTGTGATTAACTTCTCAGCTTATTTGTAGAAATCAACCGATAGTGTTGATTCAAAACAATAATGCTAACGACTATTTTTATATGAAAGTGTGCATCAGTCGACATGTAGACCTGTCGTCCTGGATGCTCCAAGTTTGTTTACTAACTGTTGCCGCATCACACCAAATATGTTTGtctatcttctgttttgttacttttagtcagTGTTTTTCTCCATCTCATACTACACACATCTGTATAATGGTCATTCTTGGATTCAATACAAAAAAATTTTGCTCACTGTATGTGCATGA comes from the Myxocyprinus asiaticus isolate MX2 ecotype Aquarium Trade chromosome 15, UBuf_Myxa_2, whole genome shotgun sequence genome and includes:
- the sri gene encoding sorcin encodes the protein MNYQGYGAPAAAGGFAGGFPGQQQDPLYGYFVAVAGQDGQISAEELQTCLTQANFSGGYRPFNIETCRLMVSMLDRDMSCSMGFNEFKELWAVLNGWKQHFMSIDRDRSGTVDPQEMNQAITSMGYRLSPQAMNAIIKRYSSNGKISFDDYVACCVKMRSLTDLFRKRDQAQQGMATFQYDDFIQCTMSI